In Hyphomicrobiales bacterium, the following are encoded in one genomic region:
- the dsrB gene encoding dissimilatory-type sulfite reductase subunit beta — protein MSEATQPRTPDEVGVPDPFPLMHPVMRKNYGNWDWHDRPRPGVLHHVAKNGDEVWTVRAGTQRQMDIFTIRKLCDIGDQFAEGHVRFTTRSNIEYMVSSADKVDPLIEKLQSEGFPVGGTGNSISMISHTQGWLHCDIPGTDASGVVKSLMDMMYEDFIKEEMPNRVRITTSCCQINCGGQGDIAVNVQYTKPPRINHDLVSNVCERPAVVARCPVAAIRPAMVDGKPSLEVDEKKCVCCGACYPPCPPMQINGKDSTKIAIWVGGKHSNARSKPTFHKLVMANLPNNPPRWPEVSEVVKKILAAYKENAKDWERMGEWIDRIGWPRFFELADLPFTKHHIDTWTGARHNMNMSAHVHF, from the coding sequence ATGAGTGAAGCGACGCAACCGCGTACGCCCGATGAAGTCGGCGTGCCTGATCCGTTCCCCTTGATGCATCCGGTGATGCGCAAGAACTACGGTAACTGGGACTGGCATGATCGTCCGCGGCCGGGCGTGCTGCATCACGTTGCCAAGAACGGCGACGAGGTGTGGACGGTCCGCGCTGGCACCCAGCGCCAGATGGACATCTTTACCATCCGCAAGCTGTGCGACATCGGCGACCAGTTCGCTGAGGGTCACGTGCGGTTCACCACCCGCTCGAACATCGAGTACATGGTGTCGTCGGCCGACAAGGTCGATCCGCTGATCGAGAAGCTGCAGTCCGAGGGTTTCCCCGTCGGCGGCACCGGCAACTCGATCTCCATGATCTCGCACACCCAGGGCTGGCTGCACTGCGATATCCCGGGCACCGACGCTTCCGGCGTCGTCAAGAGCCTGATGGATATGATGTACGAGGACTTCATCAAGGAAGAGATGCCGAACCGCGTTCGCATCACCACCTCGTGCTGCCAGATCAACTGCGGTGGTCAGGGCGACATCGCCGTCAACGTCCAGTACACCAAGCCGCCGCGGATCAACCATGATCTCGTGTCGAATGTGTGCGAACGCCCGGCTGTCGTCGCGCGCTGCCCGGTGGCGGCCATTCGTCCGGCCATGGTCGACGGCAAGCCGTCGCTCGAGGTTGACGAGAAGAAGTGCGTGTGCTGCGGCGCCTGCTACCCGCCGTGCCCGCCGATGCAGATCAACGGCAAGGACTCGACCAAGATCGCCATCTGGGTTGGCGGCAAGCACTCGAACGCCCGTTCGAAGCCGACCTTCCACAAGCTGGTCATGGCCAACCTGCCGAACAATCCGCCGCGTTGGCCGGAAGTCTCCGAGGTCGTCAAGAAGATCCTCGCGGCTTACAAGGAAAATGCCAAGGATTGGGAGCGCATGGGCGAATGGATCGACCGCATCGGTTGGCCGCGCTTCTTCGAGCTCGCCGATCTGCCGTTCACCAAGCACCACATCGATACGTGGACCGGTGCGCGCCACAACATGAACATGTCGGCTCACGTCCACTTCTAG
- the dsrA gene encoding dissimilatory-type sulfite reductase subunit alpha produces the protein MSADNGKHHETPLLDELESGPWPSFITGLKRLRDSQGEQYAPMVNDLLGQLEHSYEERLGFWKGGTVSVFGYGGGIIPRFSEVASKFPESKEFHTLRVMPPAGYHYDTETLRKMCDIWEKYGSGLIAFHGQSGDIMFQGCTTENTQKAFDELNEMGYDLGGAGPALRTSMSCVGHARCEMSCYDEVRAHREVINEFLDEMHRPALPYKFKFKFSGCGNDCVNAIHRADFAVIGTWRDDMKVNQEEVKKYVDEVGRKYVIDSVVAMCPTRALSLNDDDTLEVDNKSCVRCMHCLNVMNKALSPGDDKGVSVLIGGKRALKIGDLMGTMVVPFMKLGTDEDFEALNEFAGNVIDFFAENALEHERIGETIDRIGLPAFLEAVGIDPDPNMVRHPRTSCYVRTDDFTEEAEKWYERKGKKDSGEPVAAE, from the coding sequence ATGTCAGCCGATAACGGAAAACACCACGAGACACCGCTTCTGGACGAGCTGGAAAGCGGTCCGTGGCCGAGCTTCATCACCGGCCTGAAGCGCCTGCGTGATTCCCAGGGCGAGCAGTACGCGCCGATGGTGAACGACCTGCTGGGTCAGCTTGAGCACTCTTATGAAGAGCGCCTCGGCTTCTGGAAGGGCGGCACCGTGTCGGTCTTCGGTTACGGCGGCGGCATCATTCCGCGCTTCTCCGAAGTTGCCTCGAAGTTCCCGGAATCGAAGGAATTCCACACCCTTCGCGTCATGCCGCCGGCAGGCTACCACTACGACACCGAGACGCTCCGCAAGATGTGCGACATCTGGGAGAAGTACGGTTCGGGCCTGATCGCGTTCCATGGCCAGTCCGGCGACATCATGTTCCAGGGCTGCACCACCGAGAACACCCAGAAGGCGTTCGATGAACTCAACGAGATGGGTTACGACCTTGGCGGTGCCGGTCCGGCGCTGCGTACCTCGATGAGCTGCGTCGGCCATGCCCGCTGCGAAATGTCGTGCTACGACGAAGTGCGCGCCCACCGCGAGGTCATCAACGAGTTCCTCGACGAGATGCACCGCCCGGCGCTGCCCTACAAGTTCAAGTTCAAGTTCTCGGGCTGCGGCAACGACTGCGTCAACGCCATTCACCGCGCTGACTTCGCTGTCATCGGCACCTGGCGCGACGACATGAAGGTCAACCAGGAAGAGGTCAAGAAGTACGTCGACGAGGTTGGTCGCAAATATGTCATCGACTCCGTCGTTGCGATGTGCCCGACCCGCGCGCTCAGCCTCAATGACGACGACACGCTGGAAGTCGACAACAAGTCGTGCGTGCGCTGCATGCACTGCCTGAACGTCATGAACAAGGCGCTGTCGCCGGGTGATGACAAGGGCGTTTCGGTCCTCATCGGCGGCAAGCGCGCGCTGAAGATCGGCGACCTGATGGGCACCATGGTCGTGCCGTTCATGAAGCTCGGCACCGACGAGGATTTCGAGGCTCTGAACGAGTTCGCCGGTAACGTCATCGACTTCTTCGCCGAGAACGCGCTCGAGCACGAGCGTATCGGCGAGACCATCGACCGCATCGGTCTGCCGGCCTTCCTCGAGGCTGTCGGCATCGATCCGGATCCGAACATGGTCCGTCATCCGCGCACGTCCTGCTACGTCCGCACCGACGACTTCACCGAGGAAGCGGAGAAGTGGTACGAGCGCAAGGGCAAGAAAGACAGTGGTGAGCCGGTCGCTGCCGAGTAA
- a CDS encoding permease → MQLYLPIAEIPVNIFLILGMGGAVGFLSGMFGVGGGFLMTPLLIFTGIPPAVAVATEANQIVASSFSGALVHFRRRSVDIRLGMLLLAGGIVGSVFGVWLFRLLRELGQLDLIISLCYVLFLGVIGALMLIESVNALRRTSRGERAMVRRPGHHNWIHGLPFKVRFKRSKLYLSAIPVLVLGGLVGILASIMGVGGGFIMVPAMIYLLRVPTNVVIGTSLFQIAIVTAFTTVIQSTTNQTVDVVLALILMVGGVIGAQFGAQVGQKLRGEQLRALLALLVLLVCVRLGYNLVATPDEFYSLGRVFAGGH, encoded by the coding sequence GTGCAACTCTACCTGCCGATCGCAGAGATCCCGGTCAATATCTTCCTCATTCTGGGGATGGGGGGCGCGGTTGGCTTCCTGTCGGGCATGTTCGGGGTTGGCGGCGGCTTTCTGATGACGCCGCTGCTCATCTTCACCGGCATACCGCCGGCGGTCGCTGTGGCCACCGAGGCCAACCAGATCGTCGCCTCGTCCTTTTCCGGCGCGCTGGTGCACTTCCGTCGCCGTTCGGTCGATATCCGGCTCGGCATGCTGCTTTTGGCCGGCGGTATCGTCGGCTCGGTGTTCGGCGTCTGGCTGTTCCGCCTGTTGCGGGAACTCGGCCAGCTCGATCTGATCATTTCGCTCTGCTACGTGCTGTTCCTCGGTGTCATCGGCGCCCTGATGCTGATCGAAAGCGTCAATGCGCTCAGGCGTACGTCGCGCGGCGAGCGGGCCATGGTCCGCCGCCCCGGCCACCACAACTGGATCCACGGCCTACCGTTCAAGGTCCGCTTCAAACGTTCCAAGCTCTATCTCAGCGCGATTCCCGTGCTGGTGCTCGGAGGTCTGGTCGGCATCCTCGCCTCGATCATGGGCGTCGGCGGCGGCTTCATCATGGTTCCGGCGATGATTTACCTGCTGCGCGTGCCGACCAACGTCGTGATCGGCACCTCGCTGTTTCAGATCGCGATCGTCACCGCCTTCACCACGGTGATCCAATCGACCACCAACCAGACCGTCGACGTGGTGCTCGCCCTGATTCTCATGGTCGGCGGCGTCATCGGCGCGCAGTTCGGCGCACAGGTCGGACAGAAGCTGCGAGGCGAGCAATTGCGCGCACTTTTAGCACTTCTCGTCTTGCTGGTCTGCGTCCGGCTCGGCTATAACCTCGTCGCGACCCCGGACGAGTTCTACTCCCTTGGTCGTGTATTCGCGGGCGGCCATTGA
- a CDS encoding ferrous iron transport protein A codes for MDVSVKDLAIGERARVVGYVRGERQGRERLLTMGLTPGTEFTVSRIAPLGDPIEIRVRGFSLSLRKNETHLLKIERVTG; via the coding sequence ATGGATGTTAGTGTCAAGGATCTGGCGATCGGCGAACGCGCCCGTGTGGTCGGTTATGTCCGTGGCGAGCGCCAGGGGCGTGAACGGCTGCTGACGATGGGGCTAACGCCGGGCACCGAGTTCACCGTCAGCCGCATCGCCCCGCTCGGCGACCCGATCGAGATCCGGGTTCGCGGCTTCTCCCTTTCCCTGCGCAAGAACGAAACGCATCTGCTGAAGATCGAGCGGGTCACGGGATGA
- a CDS encoding ferrous iron transporter B has protein sequence MTSVTIATAGNPNCGKTTLFNALTGARQQVGNWPGVTVDRKEGSFTHKGTAITVVDLPGTYSLGGTSASGLDESIARDYILSGAADLVINIVDASNLERNLYLTVQLLEMRVPMIVALNMMDAAAESGLRIDADELSARLGCPVIPLVASRKQGIDALKDAVLALAGEPKAPSADLGYLPLIEEAIARLVPHIEPSATASHLNERWLAAKLIEDDGVAAKIVDETLLDLAARERQNIEDTMDEDIDILFADSRYGFANALTRDSVKRTHRVSHTTSDRIDAVVLNRVLGIPIFLVVMYLMFLFAINFASAFIDFFDILTGTLLVDGPAHLMALWGMPDWLIALLPKGIGVGIQTVSTFIPVIGFLFLFLTFLEDSGYMSRAAFVMDRSMRAIGLPGKSFIPMILGFGCTVPAVMAARTLDNRRDRIMTVMMAPFMSCGARLPVYALFAAAFFPSGGQNIVFLLYLLGIVFAVMTGLALKNTLLRGQTSPFIMELPPYHIPTIKGLLRQTWDRLKNFIFDAGKMIVAVIVVLSVLNTLGTDGSIGNENTDKSVLATIGKTITPVVSPMGISQDNWPATVGLFTGIFAKEAVVGALDSLYTRMAEADAPATGAEDDGFDLAAGIGEAFASIPANLTDALASFADPLGIDIGDLSDQTAAATDQGVASGTFGAMASRFDGVVGALAYLVMILLYIPCVAAISAIWRETGTRWTLFAAGWTTGLAYGTSVLVYQIGTYGAHPSSSLLWIGGVLSVFVLVLTAMRMMGSDTDGADLSPAE, from the coding sequence ATGACATCGGTCACCATCGCAACGGCCGGCAATCCGAATTGCGGCAAGACGACCCTGTTCAATGCATTGACGGGCGCGCGCCAGCAGGTCGGCAACTGGCCGGGCGTGACCGTCGACCGCAAGGAAGGCTCGTTCACCCACAAGGGAACGGCGATCACTGTGGTCGACCTGCCGGGCACCTATTCGCTCGGCGGCACGTCGGCGAGCGGGCTCGATGAATCAATTGCCCGCGACTACATCCTGTCGGGCGCCGCCGACCTCGTCATCAACATCGTCGACGCGTCCAATCTGGAGCGCAATCTCTACCTCACCGTTCAGCTGCTCGAGATGCGCGTGCCGATGATCGTGGCGCTGAACATGATGGATGCCGCCGCCGAGAGCGGGCTGCGAATCGACGCCGATGAGCTGTCCGCCCGGCTCGGCTGCCCAGTCATTCCGCTGGTCGCCAGCCGCAAGCAGGGCATCGATGCGCTGAAGGACGCGGTCCTCGCGCTTGCCGGCGAGCCGAAGGCGCCGAGCGCCGATCTCGGCTATCTGCCGCTGATCGAAGAAGCGATCGCGCGCCTCGTCCCCCACATCGAACCCTCGGCAACCGCGAGCCACCTCAACGAGCGCTGGCTCGCCGCCAAGCTGATCGAGGACGACGGCGTCGCGGCGAAGATCGTTGACGAGACGCTGCTCGATCTGGCCGCGCGCGAGCGCCAGAACATCGAAGACACGATGGACGAGGATATCGACATCCTCTTCGCCGACAGCCGCTACGGGTTCGCCAACGCGCTGACGCGCGACTCGGTGAAACGCACCCACCGGGTCTCCCACACCACGTCCGACCGCATCGACGCCGTGGTGCTGAACCGGGTACTCGGCATCCCGATCTTTCTCGTCGTGATGTATCTGATGTTCCTGTTCGCGATCAATTTCGCGAGCGCCTTCATCGATTTCTTCGACATCCTGACGGGCACGCTGCTGGTCGACGGACCGGCGCATCTGATGGCCTTGTGGGGCATGCCCGACTGGCTGATCGCGCTTTTGCCGAAGGGCATCGGCGTCGGCATCCAGACCGTGTCGACCTTCATTCCGGTGATCGGCTTCCTGTTCCTGTTCCTCACCTTCCTTGAGGACTCCGGCTACATGTCGCGCGCCGCCTTCGTCATGGACCGCTCGATGCGGGCGATCGGCCTGCCGGGCAAGTCCTTCATTCCGATGATCCTCGGCTTCGGCTGCACGGTGCCGGCGGTGATGGCGGCCCGCACGCTCGACAACCGCCGCGACCGGATCATGACGGTGATGATGGCGCCGTTCATGTCGTGCGGCGCCCGGCTGCCGGTCTATGCGCTGTTCGCCGCCGCCTTCTTCCCGAGTGGCGGGCAGAACATCGTCTTCCTTCTGTACCTGCTCGGTATCGTCTTTGCCGTGATGACCGGCCTGGCGCTGAAGAACACGCTGCTGCGCGGCCAGACCTCGCCGTTCATCATGGAGCTGCCGCCCTATCACATCCCGACCATCAAGGGCCTGCTGCGGCAGACCTGGGACCGGCTGAAGAACTTCATTTTCGATGCCGGCAAGATGATCGTCGCGGTGATCGTCGTTCTGAGCGTGCTCAACACGCTCGGCACGGACGGCAGCATCGGCAACGAGAACACCGACAAGTCGGTGCTGGCGACGATCGGCAAGACGATCACGCCGGTGGTGTCGCCGATGGGCATTTCGCAAGACAACTGGCCGGCGACCGTCGGCCTGTTCACCGGCATCTTCGCCAAGGAGGCCGTGGTCGGCGCGCTCGATTCGCTCTACACCCGCATGGCCGAAGCCGACGCACCGGCGACAGGCGCGGAAGACGACGGATTCGATCTCGCCGCCGGCATCGGCGAGGCATTTGCCTCGATCCCGGCCAATCTCACCGACGCGCTCGCCAGTTTCGCCGATCCGCTCGGCATCGACATCGGCGACCTCAGCGATCAGACGGCGGCGGCGACCGATCAGGGCGTTGCGAGCGGAACCTTCGGCGCCATGGCGAGCCGCTTCGATGGCGTCGTCGGCGCCCTCGCCTATCTGGTCATGATCCTGCTCTACATCCCTTGCGTTGCCGCGATCTCGGCGATCTGGCGCGAGACCGGTACGCGCTGGACGCTGTTCGCCGCTGGCTGGACCACCGGGCTCGCCTATGGAACCTCCGTACTCGTCTACCAGATCGGCACTTATGGCGCGCATCCGAGCTCGTCGCTGCTGTGGATCGGCGGGGTTCTCTCGGTCTTCGTTCTGGTGCTGACCGCGATGCGCATGATGGGCAGCGACACCGATGGCGCCGACCTGTCTCCGGCGGAGTAG
- a CDS encoding sugar metabolism transcriptional regulator, which yields MLISDIRSYIADAGRVSVSSIAARFDIEPDALKGILDTLAAKGTIRPVGEPQSACSTGSGCNSGGCGCCSYGVEEIYEWVGRRRDRA from the coding sequence ATGCTGATCAGCGACATCCGCAGCTACATCGCCGATGCCGGGCGAGTCTCGGTCTCCAGCATCGCGGCCCGCTTCGACATCGAGCCCGATGCGCTGAAGGGTATCCTCGACACGCTTGCGGCGAAGGGCACGATCCGGCCCGTCGGCGAACCGCAATCGGCCTGCAGCACAGGCAGCGGCTGCAACAGCGGCGGGTGCGGATGCTGCTCCTACGGCGTTGAAGAAATCTACGAATGGGTCGGCCGGCGGCGCGACCGCGCCTGA
- a CDS encoding ATPase, translating into MFFTSPQGFRDWDRKAVTVFGMSGVGKTTVASMLRSSEWFHYSVDFRIGTRYMGEHIVDNFKREAMKVKFLRDLLISDSIYISSNISFNNLDPLSTYLGKPGKAALGGISFPQYRKRQEQHRVAEIAALRDVPAFIEKARDIYDYDQFICDSGGSLCHVVDPDDPKDPVLSVLAKNTLLLYIRGTAEHAAMLVERFKADPKPMHYPDDLLCELWNIFKRDNDIRRDRDVDPNAFAVWGFEQLLHTRIPLYEAIAAKHGYTVEAEEMMAVKSAGDFVDLIATAISRRTD; encoded by the coding sequence ATGTTTTTCACGTCGCCACAGGGGTTCCGGGACTGGGACCGCAAGGCCGTCACGGTTTTTGGCATGTCGGGGGTTGGCAAGACGACCGTCGCCTCGATGCTGCGCTCGAGCGAGTGGTTCCACTATTCGGTCGATTTCCGCATCGGCACCCGCTACATGGGCGAGCACATCGTCGACAATTTCAAGCGCGAGGCGATGAAGGTCAAATTCCTGCGCGACCTGCTGATCTCGGATTCGATCTACATTTCCTCGAACATCTCGTTCAACAATCTCGATCCGCTGTCGACCTATCTCGGCAAGCCGGGCAAGGCGGCGCTCGGCGGCATCTCCTTTCCGCAATACCGCAAGCGCCAGGAACAGCACCGCGTGGCCGAAATCGCCGCGCTGCGGGACGTTCCGGCCTTCATCGAGAAGGCGCGCGACATCTACGACTACGACCAGTTCATCTGCGATTCCGGCGGCAGCCTCTGCCACGTGGTCGACCCGGACGACCCGAAGGACCCGGTGCTGTCGGTGCTGGCGAAGAACACGCTGCTGCTCTACATCCGCGGCACGGCCGAACACGCGGCGATGCTGGTCGAGCGGTTCAAGGCCGATCCGAAGCCGATGCACTACCCCGACGACCTGCTGTGCGAGCTGTGGAACATTTTCAAACGGGACAACGATATCCGCCGCGACCGCGATGTCGATCCGAACGCGTTCGCGGTGTGGGGGTTCGAGCAATTGCTGCACACCCGCATCCCGCTCTATGAGGCGATCGCGGCCAAGCACGGCTATACCGTGGAGGCCGAGGAAATGATGGCAGTGAAGAGCGCGGGCGACTTCGTCGACCTCATCGCCACGGCGATTTCCCGACGCACGGACTGA
- a CDS encoding homoserine O-succinyltransferase yields the protein MPIKIPDDLPARATLEQEGVMIMTEEMAVRQDIRPLQVALLNLMPNKVRTETQFARLIGASPLQVEFTLIKIGGHTPKNASAAHMLAFYEDWEAVRDRKFDGLVITGAPIERLEFEEVTYWNELKQILDWTQTNVHSTMGICWGAQAALHYFHGVPKHDLQRKAFGVFRHRNLNPASPYLRGFSDDFSIPVSRWTEIRNTDLPEDTGLELLMESDDTGPCLIDDPTRRFLYMFNHIEYDSSSLAEEYWRDVEAGIDMQVPHAYFPSNDPHLTPENRWRSHAHLLFGNWINQVYQTTSYDLDNIGTE from the coding sequence ATGCCGATCAAGATTCCCGACGATCTTCCCGCCCGCGCCACGCTGGAGCAGGAAGGCGTCATGATCATGACCGAGGAGATGGCGGTCCGTCAGGACATCCGTCCCCTGCAGGTGGCGCTGCTCAATCTGATGCCGAACAAGGTCCGCACCGAGACGCAGTTCGCCCGGCTGATCGGCGCCTCGCCGCTGCAGGTCGAATTCACGCTGATCAAGATCGGCGGCCACACGCCGAAGAACGCCTCGGCGGCGCACATGCTCGCCTTCTACGAGGATTGGGAAGCCGTTCGGGACCGCAAGTTCGACGGGCTGGTGATCACCGGCGCGCCGATCGAGCGGCTCGAGTTCGAAGAGGTGACCTATTGGAACGAGCTGAAGCAGATCCTCGACTGGACGCAGACCAACGTCCATTCGACCATGGGGATCTGCTGGGGCGCGCAGGCGGCGCTGCACTATTTCCACGGCGTGCCGAAGCACGACCTGCAGCGCAAGGCGTTCGGCGTGTTCCGCCACCGCAATCTCAATCCGGCGTCGCCCTATCTGCGCGGCTTCTCCGACGACTTCTCGATTCCGGTGTCGCGCTGGACGGAAATCCGCAACACCGATCTGCCGGAGGATACCGGGCTTGAACTGCTGATGGAGTCGGACGACACCGGGCCGTGCCTGATCGACGATCCAACGCGCCGCTTCCTCTACATGTTCAATCACATCGAGTACGATTCGAGCTCGCTGGCGGAGGAATACTGGCGCGACGTGGAGGCCGGCATCGACATGCAGGTGCCGCATGCCTACTTCCCGAGCAACGATCCGCACCTGACGCCGGAAAACCGCTGGCGCAGCCACGCGCATCTCTTGTTCGGCAACTGGATCAATCAGGTCTACCAGACCACGTCGTACGATCTGGACAATATCGGGACGGAGTAA
- a CDS encoding type II toxin-antitoxin system MqsA family antitoxin yields the protein MAEAICPECGHPMHRDERPMTITYKDQSTTFDMPGWYCNDDGESLHSGDDMKVSDRALNRLKAEVEGLLEPQTIRRIRKRLKLTQKDAGRLIGGGPNAFQKYESGDVLVSRAVTSALLLLDSNPDGLETLKKRAAGASEAA from the coding sequence ATGGCTGAAGCGATTTGCCCGGAATGCGGCCATCCGATGCATCGCGACGAGCGGCCGATGACCATCACCTATAAGGACCAGTCGACCACTTTCGACATGCCGGGCTGGTACTGCAATGACGATGGCGAGAGTCTCCATAGCGGCGACGACATGAAGGTCTCCGACCGGGCACTGAACCGGCTGAAGGCCGAAGTCGAAGGCTTGCTCGAACCGCAAACGATTCGCCGGATACGCAAGCGCCTGAAACTTACGCAGAAGGATGCCGGCCGCCTCATCGGTGGCGGTCCCAATGCGTTTCAGAAATACGAAAGCGGTGATGTCCTTGTCAGCCGGGCTGTGACCAGCGCTCTGCTCCTGCTCGATTCCAATCCCGACGGCCTGGAGACGCTCAAAAAGCGCGCGGCAGGCGCAAGCGAAGCTGCGTAG
- the sat gene encoding sulfate adenylyltransferase, whose amino-acid sequence MSHLVPPHGAATLKPLLAPEIERAEELKRAEGLKKIPMTSREVSDLFMLAMGAYTPLEGFMGEADWRGACVDMKLTSGVFWPIPITLSTSRDLADSIGIEEEVALVDASNNEILGIMEVREKYAIDKALECEHVFRTTDPEHPGVQKVMAQGAVNLAGPVKALSEGEFPTKYAGLYLRPAESRALFLQKGWSRVAAFQTRNPMHRSHEHLVKIAAEVTDGVFIHQVLGALKPGDIPAEVRTKAIQAMIDNYFRPGTVVQAGYPIEMRYAGPREALMHALIRQNFGCSHLVVGRDHAGVGDYYGPFDAQHIFDELWDGALVTEPLKIDITFYCKKCYGMATAKTCPHGKEDQINISGTKQREMLANGDPIPPEFSRPEVVAVLQEFYAKTKIA is encoded by the coding sequence ATGTCGCATCTCGTACCGCCGCACGGCGCGGCAACGCTGAAACCGCTGCTTGCTCCGGAAATAGAGCGGGCGGAAGAGCTCAAGCGCGCCGAAGGGCTGAAGAAGATCCCGATGACCTCGCGCGAGGTCTCCGACCTGTTCATGCTGGCCATGGGCGCCTACACGCCGCTCGAAGGCTTCATGGGCGAGGCCGACTGGCGCGGTGCTTGCGTCGACATGAAGCTGACCAGCGGCGTCTTCTGGCCGATCCCGATCACGCTGTCGACGTCGCGCGATCTCGCCGACTCGATCGGCATCGAGGAGGAAGTGGCGCTGGTCGACGCTTCCAACAATGAAATCCTCGGCATCATGGAAGTGCGCGAGAAGTACGCCATCGACAAGGCGCTTGAGTGCGAGCATGTCTTCCGCACCACCGATCCCGAGCATCCGGGCGTGCAGAAGGTCATGGCACAGGGCGCGGTGAACCTCGCCGGCCCGGTCAAGGCGCTTTCCGAGGGCGAGTTCCCGACCAAGTATGCAGGGCTCTATCTGCGCCCGGCCGAATCGCGTGCGCTCTTCCTGCAGAAGGGCTGGTCGCGGGTCGCCGCCTTCCAGACCCGCAACCCGATGCACCGCAGCCACGAGCATCTGGTCAAGATCGCCGCCGAAGTCACCGACGGCGTCTTCATCCACCAGGTTCTCGGCGCGCTGAAGCCGGGCGACATCCCGGCCGAGGTTCGCACCAAGGCGATCCAGGCGATGATCGACAACTATTTCCGCCCCGGCACCGTGGTGCAGGCCGGTTACCCGATCGAGATGCGTTATGCCGGCCCGCGCGAGGCGCTGATGCATGCGCTGATCCGTCAGAACTTCGGCTGCTCGCACCTCGTCGTCGGCCGCGATCACGCCGGCGTCGGCGACTACTATGGCCCGTTCGATGCCCAGCACATCTTCGATGAGCTGTGGGACGGTGCGCTGGTCACCGAGCCGCTCAAGATCGACATCACCTTCTACTGCAAGAAGTGCTACGGCATGGCGACCGCCAAGACCTGCCCGCACGGCAAGGAAGACCAGATCAACATCTCCGGCACCAAGCAGCGCGAGATGCTGGCCAATGGCGATCCGATCCCGCCGGAGTTCTCGCGTCCAGAAGTGGTCGCGGTGCTGCAGGAATTCTACGCCAAGACCAAGATCGCCTGA